TGATACACCTCATCGGAATACTCCTGGGGGTAGCATAAATGAAAAATAAGAATAATATATTAGAGTTATATACAGGAATTATAGGAATTGCAGCCCTTGCTGCCGGAATATTAAATATAATCGTATGGTCGGGAATATACCAGACAATAGATCTTGGTCTGTTCACTATCGGCGGAGATGACTTCTTCAGGTGGGTCTGGGGAAGTCTTGTTGTAATATTTGGCGGGATTATGCTGATTTCCGGAGCAAAAGACATCCACAGGATTGAACAGTTCTCAAAATCATTTCTGGGCGCTGTAATGATCTGGATTGTCGCCGGTACAGACATATTTGCAACATTGTGTGAAAATATTCCGGCAGGAGAGGAATCGGCAGAATTCTTCAATTCACTGTCAGGTTTCATAAGTGCCTTTGCACCGCCATATGCACCGGCGGTAATTCTCCTTCCGTTCACACTGGTATTCGCAGTTTATTACTTCAGACTTGAAGAGAACTGATGGTGAATAAAAATAACTGCACATTGATGAAAAAATCTGTAGGTATATAATACATCTGAACAAAAACAGATAACCACAGATTAAATGATCAGAACCGGAATATGACCATAAACGGCAGAAGTGACTAATGAAAGCAGAAAAAAAAGCATGCAACCTGTCAAGAAAAGTTGAGGATTACCTTGAATCAATCCTCAATGTCACCATTCAGAAAGGTTATGCAAGGACAAAGGACATAGCAGAGGAGATGTCCCTCAGCCCCTCAAGCGTTGTCGAGATGTTTAAAAAACTTGACAAACTGGGGCTTGTAGAGTACCGGAGATATGAAGGGGTTGTTCTGAAGGAGAAGGGCCGGGAGATTGCCGAGGTCATAAAATATCGTCATGAGACACTCAAAAAATTTCTGATGCTGATAAAAGTTCCTGAAAAGACTGCAAACGAGGACGCATGCTTTATGGAGCATGAACTCCATCCCGAAACAGTACGGCAGATCAGAACCCTGATTGAAATCCTTGAGAACAACCGGACGATCTCCGAAGATATCAAAAGAATGATTGATTCAGGAAAATACTAACAGATAAACCATAAAATGGTTCTTACGAAAACCCTGAATTAAAATTACAGAAAGCCACTTTTTTTCAAACATTATAAATATCCTAAAAGATGATGTAAATCTGATGTTCATCGAAAGCGAAGCAGTTGAGATTGTCGCAAAACTTATGGCAGTCTCTGCACGCACTGCACCAAAATCAAAGGGAAGCGATGTAATTGAGATTAAGATCGTTTCTAAGGATGAACTTGGTGCACTGGCCGCTTCGATGAGGAGTTTCGGAGAGGAGAATAACCTGAACTTCTTCCTCCGCGATGCCGGAAACATTGAAAAAAGCGACTGTTGTGTAATTATCGGCGTAAAAGGTGACGGCTCACTTGGCTTAAACTGCGGAGGATGTGGTTTTCCAACCTGCTCCGGTATGCTCAGAGAGCAGAAAGCTATCCGGAATACAGGACGTGACACTGCATTTCATGGCCCAAACTGCGTATTAAGGCAGGCTGATCTCGGAATCGCAGTAGGTTCCGCAGCAAAGACTGCATCAATACATAACATAGACAACAGAATCATGTTTTCGGCCGGCGTTGGAGCACTGAAACTTGGCTGGCCCGGTGACTGCACCGTAGCATACGGCATACCGCTGTCAGCCTCAGGTAAGAGCATTTTTTTTGACCGATAATAAATTAAGCTCTGTTTTGATAAAAAGAGGATAATAATGCCCAGACTTATGATCCGGGGCGGAGACCTGGATCTTGTCGAGTATGATTTTTCACCATTTGAAGTGGGTGAGAATATCAGAACTCGTGGTATCGATAAAAGGAATTTCAAGCCGGAATTTTCAGAAAAGCCTGTAGAGGTCACAGTTCCGGCAAGAATCCATCTGACTGTCCTTGACATGAACAGGTTTGCACCCAACAGGCCTGGCGGCGGAGGTATTGGGTTTGCAATCCAGTGCTACTGCAATTCTGTAGTTGAAGTCACAGACGGAAAAAACGAGATTGACTATAACAGGGAACCTATAGTCAGGCACCTCATAGAGGTATTTAAGGAAGCTACCGGTTATTCCGGCGGATTTAAAATCTATGCAAAGGACCATGAAAAAAAGCATGTCGGCCTTGGTTCGACAGGTTCAGTACTCCTTGCAGTCTGCCACGGAATGAACCGGGCTATCGGATCACCGCTCAGCAATGAAGAGATCAGGTATCTCATAGGGTGCAACTATGTCGAAGAGACAACCGACGGGAAAATAATCAGCGGGTTTGAAACAGGAGTCGGACCTGCAGCGGCGACATACGGGGGCATGGCAGTTTTAGGCGATGAACTGACCCTTGTATGTCATCATAGTTTTGCAGAAGACGAGAACGTCTATGTAATAATCCCCCCTACTGAAGCTAAGGCATCGGGAGAGGAGGAATTCAATATCCTGATGAACAGGGCAAGGACGCTTGACTCACGTGACAGGGAACTGAAGGCATATTTTGTACTGATGGATTTTATACCGGCGCTCTGCAGAAACGACATAAAAAAACTCGGAGAGATCATCTGGGAGATGGATTTTAGAGGATCAAAGCGTGCGGAAGTTGAGCACAATTCCTTCGAGATCTACTATTACATGAGCCGGTTAAAGGAGGCAGGACTGGAATTTGTAGGCATGAGTTCAGTCGGCCCTTCAATTGCAGTAATCACAAAACTCAGAGAAGAGGAGATGAATGATATACTAAGACCAATTGGTCTTGAGATTGCCATAAAAACAAAGGTTGACAACAGAGGAATACAGTTTGGATAAATATCCCACAAATTTCCGGATAACCAGCCGAAATTCCGGAGATTAAAATCAGGACATCAGGATCTCCGGACATAATGTCAAAAATCCTGATGATAAAACAGAAATTAATTTTTTTTGAGATTATCTCTTTAAGGCCTCAGACATATACCCGCGTATGCTCTCCGAGATTTCAGGGTCATTCATCGCAAAGTCAAAGATAGCCTTTAGATAACCGAGTTTGTCACCGGTATCATATCTCTTACCTGAAAAAGAGAAGGCATAGACATCCTGAATTCCGTTCAGCATCCTTATTGCATCGGTAAGCTGGATCTCACCGCCGACACCTCTCTCAGTTTTTTTGAGGCACTCAAACAGTTCCGGTGTAAAGACATAACGGCCAATCGCACCAAGTCTTGACGGGGCCTCATTCAGTGCCGGTTTTTCAACGATGTCCAGTATCTTATAGAGGGATTCTTCGACAGTTTTTCCGTCAATGATACCATAGCTTGATACTTTCTCATCAGGCACCTCCTCAATGGCGATTACTGAGCACCCGGTCCTGCAATAGACATCAATGAGCTGTCCTGTGCAGGGCTTTGAATTTTTAACGATATCATCACCGAGAAGAACTGCAAACGGGTCATCACCTATATGCTTCTCAGCCCGGAGTACTGCATCCCCAAGCCCTCTCGGCTCTTTCTGCCTGATGTAATGAATATCAGCAATGTCTGAAATCTCACGGATCAGATTCAGTTCATCAGTCTTCCCGTTCAGCTCAAGGTGCATCTCAAGTTCAGGAGAGTCGTCAAAATAATCCTCAATTGCCCTCTTGCTCCTTCCGGTGATGATAATAATATCCTCAATTCCGGAATTGACTGCCTCTTCAACGACATACTGAATTATCGGCCGGTCAATCAGAGGGAGCATCTCCTTTGGCATGGACTTTGTCGCCGGAAGAAACCGTGTGCCAAGCCCCGCAGCAGGAATGACAGCCTTTTTTACAGATGTCACCAGCAGACACCTTCGTATATTTCAGCAGTTTCAGCCGCTCTCCGAACTCTTCTGCCGTCAATCACAAGCTTCCCGGAGTAATCAAGGTTCTCAAACTCCGGCCATTCGGTTGTGATAAGCACAGCATCACATGCCATAACTTCACTAATCTCCTTTGCATAGACAACATCCGGGAAGAGAACTGACATATTCTCCGATGCAAGGGGATCATATCCTACAACTTCAGCGCCCATATCAGTCAGGGCTGAAATAACCGGAATTGCACGGCTCTCCCTTATGTCATCAGTATCGGGCTTAAATGCCAGGCCAAGAAGGCCAACTTTCCTTCCTTTAAGATCAGGAATATGCTTATTTAACAGGTCAATCATCACCAGAGGCTGGGCCTCATTTACATCAAGAACAGCTTTTAGAATTGCTGTATCCACTCCGGACTCCGCCGCACCAGACAGGAGTGCTCTGACATCCTTTGGGAAACATGACCCCCCAAAGCCTATTCCTGACCGGAAAAATGAGGGATTTATCCTTGCATCAAGCCCAACACCCTTAAAGACTTCTTCAGTATCAATGCCGGCCTTTTTGCAGATATTTCCAATCTCATTTGCAAAACTGATCTTGGTTGCAAGGAAAGCATTACTTGTGTATTTGATCATCTCGGCGGTTTTGATACCTGTAATCACCTTAGGGCAGTCAAAGGAGGCATACAGTTCACTGAGGACTCTTCCCGCACCATCATCATAAGAACCTATGACAATCCTGTCAGGATTCATGAAGTCCTCAATCGCAACTCCTTCCTTTAAAAATTCCGGGTTGCAGCCAAGATAAAATCCCTCACCCGCAGTTTTTCCGGACATCCTCTCAAGTGCATCCAGAACAACGGACTCCGTAGTTCCGGGAAAGACGGTGCTCTTCACTATAATGGTATGAATATCTTTCTTACCGGTGTTTTTAAGGGCTGAACCGATATTCTCAGCCGCAGATCTGACATAAACCGTATCAATTGTCCCGTTCTCCGCACAGGGAGTGCCTACAGAGATAAAAGTCAGATCCGTAGCACCAATAGCTGAATTATAATCGTCTGTTGCAGAGATAAGATGTTTATTCTTCTCTAAAATATCAGCAAGCCCCAGTTCATATATCGGGGGAATTCCTTTATTTAAGAGATCAATCTTCTTCTGATCGATATCTACAAAAATTATCTCATGCCCGAATTCCGAGAGGCATGCACCGGTTACAACCCCCACATAACCTGATCCTATTATTGATATTTTCATGAAAATTTCCTGTATTAATTATTTGTCGCCGGAGAAAAATGAAGTTAACCTCCGGCCTCCTGTACAGCAGAGTGATGCAGTGCCCTTATATTTCCGGCAGTGTGGGGATGAAACCACAATGCAGGAAAAAACGGATCAGAAAAATATATGGAATTTTCAGATAACCGTAACACTCTTTGCCAGATTTCTTGGCTTGTCAATATCCCGGCCAAGAATCACGGCAGACTGGTATGCAAGCATCTGAAGCACAACAATCACAGCAAGCATCTCTCCAAGAGGAGTTGACTTCTTCACATAAATGCAGACATCTGCAA
The sequence above is a segment of the Methanoplanus limicola DSM 2279 genome. Coding sequences within it:
- a CDS encoding metal-dependent transcriptional regulator; translation: MKAEKKACNLSRKVEDYLESILNVTIQKGYARTKDIAEEMSLSPSSVVEMFKKLDKLGLVEYRRYEGVVLKEKGREIAEVIKYRHETLKKFLMLIKVPEKTANEDACFMEHELHPETVRQIRTLIEILENNRTISEDIKRMIDSGKY
- a CDS encoding ferredoxin domain-containing protein, producing the protein MFIESEAVEIVAKLMAVSARTAPKSKGSDVIEIKIVSKDELGALAASMRSFGEENNLNFFLRDAGNIEKSDCCVIIGVKGDGSLGLNCGGCGFPTCSGMLREQKAIRNTGRDTAFHGPNCVLRQADLGIAVGSAAKTASIHNIDNRIMFSAGVGALKLGWPGDCTVAYGIPLSASGKSIFFDR
- a CDS encoding GHMP family kinase ATP-binding protein is translated as MPRLMIRGGDLDLVEYDFSPFEVGENIRTRGIDKRNFKPEFSEKPVEVTVPARIHLTVLDMNRFAPNRPGGGGIGFAIQCYCNSVVEVTDGKNEIDYNREPIVRHLIEVFKEATGYSGGFKIYAKDHEKKHVGLGSTGSVLLAVCHGMNRAIGSPLSNEEIRYLIGCNYVEETTDGKIISGFETGVGPAAATYGGMAVLGDELTLVCHHSFAEDENVYVIIPPTEAKASGEEEFNILMNRARTLDSRDRELKAYFVLMDFIPALCRNDIKKLGEIIWEMDFRGSKRAEVEHNSFEIYYYMSRLKEAGLEFVGMSSVGPSIAVITKLREEEMNDILRPIGLEIAIKTKVDNRGIQFG
- the galU gene encoding UTP--glucose-1-phosphate uridylyltransferase GalU, whose amino-acid sequence is MTSVKKAVIPAAGLGTRFLPATKSMPKEMLPLIDRPIIQYVVEEAVNSGIEDIIIITGRSKRAIEDYFDDSPELEMHLELNGKTDELNLIREISDIADIHYIRQKEPRGLGDAVLRAEKHIGDDPFAVLLGDDIVKNSKPCTGQLIDVYCRTGCSVIAIEEVPDEKVSSYGIIDGKTVEESLYKILDIVEKPALNEAPSRLGAIGRYVFTPELFECLKKTERGVGGEIQLTDAIRMLNGIQDVYAFSFSGKRYDTGDKLGYLKAIFDFAMNDPEISESIRGYMSEALKR
- a CDS encoding UDP-glucose dehydrogenase family protein, with the protein product MKISIIGSGYVGVVTGACLSEFGHEIIFVDIDQKKIDLLNKGIPPIYELGLADILEKNKHLISATDDYNSAIGATDLTFISVGTPCAENGTIDTVYVRSAAENIGSALKNTGKKDIHTIIVKSTVFPGTTESVVLDALERMSGKTAGEGFYLGCNPEFLKEGVAIEDFMNPDRIVIGSYDDGAGRVLSELYASFDCPKVITGIKTAEMIKYTSNAFLATKISFANEIGNICKKAGIDTEEVFKGVGLDARINPSFFRSGIGFGGSCFPKDVRALLSGAAESGVDTAILKAVLDVNEAQPLVMIDLLNKHIPDLKGRKVGLLGLAFKPDTDDIRESRAIPVISALTDMGAEVVGYDPLASENMSVLFPDVVYAKEISEVMACDAVLITTEWPEFENLDYSGKLVIDGRRVRRAAETAEIYEGVCW